The Saccharothrix variisporea genome has a segment encoding these proteins:
- the bioD gene encoding dethiobiotin synthase yields the protein MSVLVITGTGTEVGKTVTVAALAALAVADGRRVAVLKPAQTGVADGEPGDLADVVRLAGPVTTRELRRYPEPLAPATAARRSGLPRVHPSEVAAAAVELDETHDLVLVEGAGGLLVRFDDEGTTIADAAWALNAPVLVVAHAALGTLNTTALTAEALLRRGLESVGVVIGRWPAEPDLASRCNLLDLPEAAGAPLLGVLPDGVGGLGRDEFLAVARDGLSPWFGGTFDPEKFAAPHVC from the coding sequence GTGAGCGTCCTCGTGATCACCGGTACGGGCACCGAGGTCGGCAAGACGGTGACCGTCGCCGCCCTGGCCGCCCTCGCGGTCGCCGACGGGCGCCGGGTCGCCGTGCTGAAGCCCGCGCAGACCGGGGTCGCGGACGGCGAGCCCGGTGACCTGGCCGACGTGGTCCGCCTCGCGGGCCCCGTCACCACCCGTGAGCTGCGCCGCTACCCCGAGCCCCTGGCACCCGCGACGGCCGCGCGCCGGTCCGGGCTGCCCCGCGTGCACCCCAGCGAGGTGGCGGCGGCGGCCGTGGAGCTGGACGAGACGCATGACCTGGTCCTCGTGGAGGGCGCGGGCGGGCTGCTGGTCCGGTTCGACGACGAGGGCACCACCATCGCCGACGCGGCGTGGGCGTTGAACGCGCCCGTCCTGGTCGTCGCGCACGCCGCCCTGGGCACCCTGAACACGACCGCGCTGACCGCCGAAGCCCTGCTGCGCCGCGGCCTGGAGTCGGTGGGCGTGGTGATCGGGCGCTGGCCCGCCGAACCCGACCTCGCGTCCCGGTGCAACCTGCTCGACCTGCCGGAGGCGGCCGGCGCGCCCCTGCTGGGCGTGCTGCCCGACGGCGTCGGCGGCCTGGGCCGGGACGAGTTCCTGGCGGTCGCCCGCGACGGGCTGTCGCCGTGGTTCGGGGGCACGTTCGACCCGGAGAAGTTCGCCGCGCCGCACGTGTGTTGA
- the bioB gene encoding biotin synthase BioB translates to MTAAPEQVDVLGAAREQVLERGVGLSEEQVLAVLSLDDDRIPELLELAHQVRMRWCGPEVEVEGIVSLKTGGCPEDCHFCSQSGQFPSPVRSAWLDIPGLVRAARQTRDTGATEFCIVAAVRGPDKRLLSQVRDGIKAIREDGNDIQIACSLGMLTQEQVDELVEMGVHRYNHNLETARSHFPNVVTTHSWEERWDTLKMVREAGMEVCCGGIIGMGETLAQRAEFAVQLAALEPDEVPLNFLIPNPGTPYENYPVVEGTEALKTVGAFRLALPRTILRFAGGRELTFGDLGAKQGMLGGVNAIIVGNYLTNLGRPAQEDLDMLDELSMPIKELSKTL, encoded by the coding sequence GTGACCGCAGCCCCCGAACAGGTCGATGTCCTCGGTGCCGCGCGCGAGCAGGTGCTGGAGCGCGGAGTCGGGCTGTCCGAGGAGCAGGTCCTCGCCGTGCTCTCCCTGGACGACGACCGCATCCCGGAGCTGCTGGAGCTGGCCCACCAGGTCCGCATGCGCTGGTGCGGACCGGAGGTCGAGGTCGAGGGCATCGTGTCGCTCAAGACCGGCGGCTGCCCCGAGGACTGCCACTTCTGCTCGCAGTCCGGCCAGTTCCCCTCGCCGGTGCGCTCGGCGTGGCTGGACATCCCCGGCCTGGTCCGCGCCGCCCGCCAGACCCGCGACACCGGCGCCACCGAGTTCTGCATCGTCGCCGCCGTGCGCGGCCCGGACAAGCGCCTGCTGTCCCAGGTCCGCGACGGCATCAAGGCCATCCGCGAGGACGGCAACGACATCCAGATCGCGTGCTCGCTGGGCATGCTGACCCAGGAGCAGGTGGACGAGCTGGTGGAGATGGGCGTCCACCGCTACAACCACAACCTGGAGACCGCGCGCTCGCACTTCCCCAACGTCGTCACCACCCACTCCTGGGAGGAGCGGTGGGACACGCTGAAGATGGTGCGCGAGGCGGGCATGGAGGTGTGCTGCGGCGGCATCATCGGCATGGGCGAGACGCTGGCGCAGCGCGCCGAGTTCGCCGTGCAGCTCGCGGCCCTGGAGCCCGACGAGGTGCCGCTGAACTTCCTCATCCCCAACCCGGGCACCCCGTACGAGAACTACCCGGTGGTCGAGGGCACGGAGGCGCTCAAGACCGTCGGCGCGTTCCGCCTGGCCCTGCCCCGCACGATCCTGCGCTTCGCGGGCGGCCGTGAGCTGACCTTCGGCGACCTGGGCGCCAAGCAGGGCATGCTCGGCGGGGTCAACGCGATCATCGTCGGCAACTACCTGACCAACCTCGGCCGGCCGGCGCAGGAGGACCTGGACATGCTGGACGAGCTGTCCATGCCGATCAAGGAACTGAGCAAGACGCTGTGA
- a CDS encoding adenosylmethionine--8-amino-7-oxononanoate transaminase yields the protein MERTELLKLDQAHVWHPYAPMPGTHQPLVVASAEGVRLRLDDGRELVDGMSSWWAAIHGYRHPVLDAAVRDQLDRMSHVMFGGLTHEPAVTLVKKLVDITPEPLEHVFLCDSGSVSVEVAIKMCLQYWRSRGRPEKRRLLTWRGGYHGDTFQPMSVCDPEGGMHSLWRGVLPDQLFAGPPPRDLETSYVDELARLVEQHADELAAVIVEPVVQGAGGMRFHDPRYLHVLRELTLAHDVLLIFDEIATGFGRTGELFAADHAGISPDVMCVGKALTGGYLSMAATLCTARVADGISRGEVPVLAHGPTFMGNPLASAVASASIDLLLSRDWRSEVAGIEAGLRAGLAGAPGEVRVLGAIGVVQLDHPVDMAAATAAAVDHGVWLRPFRDLIYTMPPFVSTPEDVAAISAAVVAAAEASQAQQA from the coding sequence GTGGAGCGCACTGAGCTGCTGAAGCTGGACCAGGCGCACGTCTGGCACCCGTACGCCCCGATGCCGGGCACCCACCAGCCGCTGGTCGTCGCCTCGGCGGAGGGTGTCCGGCTCCGGCTGGACGACGGCCGGGAGCTGGTGGACGGCATGTCGTCCTGGTGGGCGGCCATCCACGGCTACCGGCACCCGGTGCTCGACGCCGCCGTCCGCGACCAGCTCGACCGGATGAGCCACGTGATGTTCGGCGGGCTCACCCACGAGCCCGCCGTGACCCTGGTGAAGAAGCTGGTCGACATCACGCCCGAGCCGCTGGAGCACGTCTTCCTGTGCGACTCGGGCTCGGTGTCGGTCGAGGTCGCGATCAAGATGTGCCTGCAGTACTGGCGCTCGCGGGGTCGTCCGGAGAAGCGGCGGCTGCTGACCTGGCGCGGCGGGTACCACGGCGACACGTTCCAGCCGATGTCGGTGTGCGACCCCGAGGGCGGGATGCACTCGCTGTGGCGGGGCGTGCTGCCCGACCAGCTCTTCGCCGGCCCGCCGCCGCGCGACCTGGAGACCTCGTACGTGGACGAGTTGGCGCGGCTGGTCGAGCAGCACGCCGACGAACTGGCCGCGGTGATCGTGGAGCCGGTGGTACAGGGTGCGGGCGGGATGCGGTTCCACGACCCGCGGTACCTGCACGTGCTGCGCGAGCTGACGCTGGCCCATGACGTCCTGTTGATCTTCGACGAGATCGCCACGGGGTTCGGCAGGACCGGGGAGTTGTTCGCGGCTGATCATGCGGGGATCAGCCCGGATGTGATGTGTGTCGGCAAGGCGCTGACCGGCGGTTATCTGTCGATGGCGGCGACGCTGTGCACGGCTCGGGTGGCGGACGGGATCTCGCGCGGCGAGGTGCCGGTGTTGGCCCACGGGCCGACGTTCATGGGCAATCCGCTGGCTTCGGCGGTGGCGTCGGCGTCGATCGACCTGCTGCTGTCCCGGGATTGGCGGAGCGAGGTGGCGGGGATCGAGGCCGGCCTGAGGGCTGGGCTGGCGGGTGCGCCCGGAGAGGTGCGGGTGTTGGGGGCGATCGGGGTGGTGCAGCTCGATCATCCCGTGGACATGGCGGCGGCTACGGCGGCGGCGGTGGATCACGGGGTGTGGCTGCGGCCGTTCCGGGACCTGATCTACACGATGCCGCCGTTTGTCAGCACCCCGGAGGACGTGGCCGCGATCTCGGCGGCCGTGGTGGCAGCCGCCGAGGCGTCACAGGCGCAGCAGGCTTGA
- a CDS encoding glutaredoxin family protein, translated as MAEIVLYGADWCGDCRRAKAWLREHEVAFTDVDVEHDDAARDKAIEIAGGRKNIPVIVLPDGTVLVEPTNTQLAEAIGV; from the coding sequence ATGGCTGAGATCGTTCTCTATGGTGCGGACTGGTGCGGTGACTGCCGCCGGGCCAAGGCGTGGCTGCGGGAGCACGAAGTGGCGTTCACCGACGTCGACGTCGAGCACGACGACGCCGCGCGGGACAAGGCGATCGAGATCGCGGGCGGGCGCAAGAACATCCCCGTCATCGTCCTGCCGGACGGCACGGTCCTGGTCGAGCCCACCAACACCCAGTTGGCCGAGGCCATCGGGGTCTGA
- a CDS encoding putative hydro-lyase: MTPEEVRRTATGPTAGLAPGYAQANLIAVPLDWAYDVLLFTQRNPKPCPVLDVTDPGATTTVLADHADLRRDVPRYRVWEHGTLTAEPADATPFWRDDLVAFLIGCSFTFESALTRAGVPLRYVDQGRNVPMYVTNRPCRPAGRIRGPLVVSMRYIPASLVDTARATTARMPAVHGAPVHTGNPADLGIRDLDTPDFGDPTTPEPGDVPVFWACGVTPQAAVMASKPPFAITHAPGHMFVTDVRDDHYTI, from the coding sequence ATGACGCCCGAGGAGGTCCGGCGGACGGCCACGGGACCGACCGCCGGCCTCGCTCCCGGCTACGCCCAGGCCAACCTGATCGCGGTCCCGCTGGACTGGGCGTACGACGTCCTGCTGTTCACCCAACGCAACCCCAAGCCGTGCCCTGTCCTGGACGTCACCGACCCGGGCGCGACGACCACCGTCCTGGCCGACCACGCGGACCTGCGCCGGGACGTCCCCCGCTACCGCGTCTGGGAACACGGCACCCTGACCGCCGAACCCGCCGACGCCACACCGTTCTGGCGCGACGACCTGGTGGCGTTCCTGATCGGGTGCAGCTTCACCTTCGAGTCGGCCCTGACCCGCGCCGGCGTCCCCCTGCGGTACGTGGACCAGGGCCGGAACGTCCCGATGTACGTCACCAACCGACCGTGCCGCCCAGCCGGCCGCATCCGCGGCCCCCTGGTGGTCAGCATGCGCTACATCCCCGCGAGCCTGGTCGACACAGCCCGAGCCACCACCGCCCGCATGCCCGCCGTCCACGGCGCCCCAGTGCACACCGGCAACCCCGCGGACCTGGGCATCAGGGACCTGGACACCCCGGACTTCGGCGACCCGACCACCCCGGAACCCGGCGACGTCCCGGTCTTCTGGGCGTGCGGGGTAACCCCCCAAGCAGCGGTGATGGCCTCGAAACCACCCTTCGCGATCACCCACGCCCCGGGCCACATGTTCGTGACCGACGTCCGGGACGACCACTACACGATCTAG
- a CDS encoding LON peptidase substrate-binding domain-containing protein, which produces MTTTLPLFPLGTVLLPGTSLPLHVFEPRYRQLTVDLMTGELPDRSFGVVAIRQGWEVGPGNATALHTVGCEALLHDAKPLPDGRFDLSCQGGRRFKLVSVDTESAPYLMGTVEWVDDVASPPEVAEMLPLLEERARAAFSRYRRAAFEDDPVVESPAEALAYCLANDCLLTLEDRQRLLEERSEARRLRMVRRAMHREAGIITALHAVPAPLAELGHLPHRN; this is translated from the coding sequence GTGACGACGACGCTCCCGCTGTTCCCCCTGGGCACCGTGCTGCTGCCGGGGACGTCGCTGCCACTGCACGTGTTCGAGCCGCGGTACCGGCAGCTGACCGTGGACCTGATGACCGGCGAGCTGCCCGACCGCAGCTTCGGCGTCGTCGCGATCCGCCAGGGTTGGGAGGTCGGCCCCGGCAACGCCACCGCCCTGCACACGGTCGGCTGCGAGGCTCTGCTGCACGACGCGAAGCCGTTGCCGGACGGCCGTTTCGACCTGTCGTGCCAAGGCGGGCGGCGGTTCAAGCTGGTGTCGGTGGACACGGAGAGCGCGCCGTACCTGATGGGCACGGTGGAGTGGGTGGACGACGTCGCGTCGCCGCCCGAGGTGGCCGAGATGCTGCCGCTGTTGGAGGAACGCGCGCGGGCGGCGTTCAGCCGGTACCGGAGGGCGGCGTTCGAGGACGACCCGGTGGTGGAGTCCCCGGCGGAGGCCCTGGCGTACTGCCTGGCCAACGACTGCCTGCTGACCCTGGAGGACCGGCAGCGCTTGCTGGAGGAGCGGTCCGAGGCGCGGCGGCTGCGCATGGTGCGGCGGGCGATGCACCGCGAGGCGGGGATCATCACGGCCCTGCACGCGGTCCCGGCCCCGCTAGCCGAACTGGGCCACCTCCCCCACCGCAACTGA
- a CDS encoding DUF2567 domain-containing protein, protein MVAEQPVDQRAAPVRVPPVFVYRYLPPRPKVVVKRDLLPGFAVLSTIALLGLPVGWVWARLAPPQHVVVAQDGALVPVTGESYHRLDGLMVFVLMGLGMGLLTGIAVWLLRERRGPVVMLAATGGGVLAAYLGQRTGIGSAGSRYALGAAPKVGDAIMLAPVLETWWGLLAWPLGTALAYGCLAAWNGLDDLGRRLG, encoded by the coding sequence GTGGTGGCGGAACAACCGGTGGACCAGCGCGCCGCCCCGGTGCGCGTGCCGCCTGTCTTCGTCTACCGGTACCTGCCGCCCAGGCCGAAGGTCGTGGTGAAGCGCGACCTGCTGCCCGGGTTCGCGGTGCTGTCCACGATCGCCCTGCTGGGACTGCCGGTGGGGTGGGTGTGGGCCCGGCTGGCGCCGCCGCAGCACGTGGTCGTGGCGCAGGACGGCGCGTTGGTGCCGGTGACCGGGGAGAGCTACCACCGGTTGGACGGCCTGATGGTGTTCGTCCTGATGGGGCTCGGGATGGGGCTGCTGACCGGCATCGCGGTGTGGCTGCTGCGCGAACGCCGCGGTCCCGTGGTGATGCTGGCCGCCACCGGTGGCGGTGTCCTGGCGGCTTACCTGGGGCAGCGGACCGGGATCGGGTCGGCCGGTAGCCGGTATGCGCTCGGTGCCGCGCCCAAGGTGGGGGACGCGATCATGCTGGCCCCCGTTCTGGAGACGTGGTGGGGGCTGTTGGCTTGGCCCTTGGGCACGGCACTGGCTTACGGCTGTCTTGCGGCGTGGAACGGTCTGGACGACCTGGGTCGGCGGTTGGGCTAG
- a CDS encoding NUDIX hydrolase: MGLAGHEVLAAVLQVRDGSLQVMLWERAREPHAHRWSLPGGGLGDDEDVEESIRRQLAEKVDVRQLSHVEQLAVFSAPSRVPGPRVVATAFVGLVPSDIDPVVPSDTAWHPVDALPPTAFDHEAIIRRARHRLASKLSYTNLGFALAPPSFTISALRSLYSAALGYKVSATNLQRVLSRRGLLEPTGGVAPVGPSGGRPAALFRFVSREMRVTDPFAVLRPPAGRSLGM; the protein is encoded by the coding sequence GTGGGTCTCGCGGGACATGAGGTACTGGCCGCAGTGCTCCAGGTGAGAGACGGATCACTCCAGGTCATGCTGTGGGAGCGCGCGCGGGAACCGCACGCTCACCGCTGGTCACTGCCCGGCGGCGGTCTCGGCGACGACGAGGACGTCGAGGAGTCGATCCGCCGCCAGCTCGCCGAGAAGGTGGACGTGAGACAGCTCTCCCACGTCGAGCAGCTGGCGGTCTTCAGCGCGCCGTCCCGGGTGCCCGGTCCCCGCGTGGTGGCCACGGCGTTCGTGGGCCTGGTGCCGTCCGACATCGACCCCGTGGTGCCTTCGGACACCGCGTGGCACCCCGTGGACGCCCTGCCGCCGACCGCGTTCGACCACGAGGCGATCATCCGGCGAGCCCGGCACCGGCTCGCGTCCAAACTGTCCTACACGAACCTCGGCTTCGCCCTGGCGCCACCGTCGTTCACGATCTCGGCCCTGCGGTCGCTGTACTCGGCGGCGCTGGGCTACAAGGTGTCCGCGACCAACCTCCAGCGCGTGCTGTCCCGCCGAGGACTCCTGGAGCCGACCGGCGGCGTGGCTCCGGTGGGGCCGTCCGGTGGTCGCCCGGCCGCGCTGTTCCGGTTCGTGTCGCGGGAGATGCGGGTCACCGATCCGTTCGCCGTGCTGCGACCCCCGGCCGGCCGTAGTTTGGGCATGTGA
- a CDS encoding MFS transporter: protein MSSRTTHTPSTTDTPDTGGAFAWYRTLGQKGKRAFVGAAGGWGLDSYDFQVLPLGLVAISAYFGISTGQAGLLTTVTLLVSALGGVIAGIMADRIGRVRTLMITVVTYAIFTVLCGFATSYETLLVFRALQGLGFGGEWAAGAILVAEYCKPRYRGRAVAFVQSSWAVGWGLAVLVYTLVFNLFPQDIAWRVLFWTGALPAVLLIYLRRSVEDAPQAAHRERAKNTFTAIFRRGTFKTTFFAALLATGVQGGYYTLATWLPTYLKKERDLTVIGTGGYLAFLISGAFIGYVTGGYVTDWLGRKKTFALFAFLSAVLIVLYTQIPEGANTVILFLGFPLGFCMSAIFSGFGSFLAELYPTALRGTGQGFTYNFGRAVGALFPALVGFMASTMGVGGAMVFGAIAYGVAVLALLGLPETRGRELA, encoded by the coding sequence ATGAGCAGCCGCACCACGCACACCCCCAGCACCACCGACACACCCGACACCGGCGGTGCGTTCGCCTGGTACCGCACCCTCGGCCAGAAGGGCAAACGCGCCTTCGTCGGCGCGGCCGGCGGCTGGGGCCTGGACTCCTACGACTTCCAGGTCCTCCCCCTCGGCCTGGTCGCCATCTCCGCCTACTTCGGCATCTCCACCGGCCAGGCCGGCCTCCTGACCACGGTCACCCTCCTGGTCAGCGCCCTGGGCGGCGTCATCGCGGGCATCATGGCCGACCGGATCGGGCGCGTCCGCACGCTGATGATCACGGTCGTCACCTACGCGATCTTCACCGTCCTGTGCGGCTTCGCGACCAGCTACGAAACCCTCCTCGTCTTCCGCGCCCTCCAGGGCCTGGGCTTCGGCGGCGAGTGGGCGGCGGGCGCGATCCTGGTCGCCGAGTACTGCAAGCCCCGGTACCGGGGGCGCGCGGTCGCGTTCGTGCAGAGCAGTTGGGCGGTCGGCTGGGGGCTCGCGGTCCTCGTCTACACCCTCGTGTTCAACCTGTTCCCGCAGGACATCGCCTGGCGCGTCCTGTTCTGGACCGGCGCGCTCCCGGCCGTGCTGCTCATCTACCTCCGCCGCAGCGTCGAGGACGCCCCGCAAGCCGCACACCGCGAGCGCGCCAAGAACACCTTCACCGCCATCTTCCGCCGCGGCACCTTCAAGACCACCTTCTTCGCCGCCCTCCTCGCGACCGGCGTCCAGGGCGGCTACTACACCCTCGCCACGTGGCTGCCGACCTACCTCAAGAAGGAACGCGACCTCACCGTCATCGGCACCGGCGGCTACCTGGCGTTCCTGATCTCCGGCGCGTTCATCGGCTACGTGACCGGCGGCTACGTGACGGACTGGTTGGGCCGCAAGAAGACCTTCGCCCTGTTCGCCTTCCTGTCCGCGGTCCTGATCGTGCTCTACACGCAGATCCCCGAGGGCGCGAACACGGTGATCCTGTTCCTCGGCTTCCCGCTCGGGTTCTGCATGTCGGCGATCTTCAGCGGCTTCGGGTCGTTCCTCGCCGAGCTCTACCCGACGGCCCTGCGCGGCACCGGCCAGGGCTTCACCTACAACTTCGGCCGCGCGGTCGGCGCGCTGTTCCCCGCGCTGGTCGGGTTCATGGCGAGCACGATGGGCGTCGGCGGCGCGATGGTCTTCGGCGCGATCGCGTACGGGGTCGCGGTCCTCGCTCTGCTCGGCCTGCCGGAGACGCGCGGGAGGGAACTGGCATGA